The sequence GTGGAGTTGAACAACCGCTACAGCGCGAACACGACGCCGCTGCGGCTGGATTTGAGCCTGCGGTATGACAACCTGTGGCAGCTGGGACACACGATCGGGTTTGGATTTCAGATCGCACCGCAGCGGATTCAGGACGCGCTGATTTATTCCGGGTATTACATCGCGCCGGTGCCGGGGGTGGACTGGCTGAGCGTGATGGCGCAGGCCATCCGGCAGAACAGCAACGTGTCGACCCTGGGTGGTTCCGCCGTGGCGGGAAATGGCTCGGTCATCGGCGGGCGGTTGCTCTTCGACCTGCCGGGGAAAAAGGGCTTTTTTCACTCGGCGAGTTTCGGGGCGGATTACAAGGACTTCACGCAGGACCTGAGCATCAACGGGGCAACGACGGGATCGCCGATCCAGTATTTTCCGTTCTCGCTCAGCTACACGGCGGCGTGGGTGGGGAAGAACTACCAGACGGAGTTTAGCGGAGGGGTGACGTGGAGTTTTCGGGGGATCGGCAGCGACGAGACGGATTTCGACAACCGCCGGTACGCGTCGGACGCGAGCTTCTTCTACTTCCGAGGCAGCCTGGGCAACACGCTGGATCTTCCATGGGGCTTCCAGGCGTATGGACTG comes from Terrimicrobium sacchariphilum and encodes:
- a CDS encoding ShlB/FhaC/HecB family hemolysin secretion/activation protein, whose product is VELNNRYSANTTPLRLDLSLRYDNLWQLGHTIGFGFQIAPQRIQDALIYSGYYIAPVPGVDWLSVMAQAIRQNSNVSTLGGSAVAGNGSVIGGRLLFDLPGKKGFFHSASFGADYKDFTQDLSINGATTGSPIQYFPFSLSYTAAWVGKNYQTEFSGGVTWSFRGIGSDETDFDNRRYASDASFFYFRGSLGNTLDLPWGFQAYGLVQGQASAQPLVDTEEFALGGLNTVRGYLESAVLGDSAFAGTLELRSPSLLWWAPEGNEWRVFGFLDGGVAWVNDPLPEQQDEFSLASAGFGSTIKLFEHLNGSVVLGVPFITQSPNTAYDPLLSFRVWGEL